Within the Saccharomyces mikatae IFO 1815 strain IFO1815 genome assembly, chromosome: 11 genome, the region TTCTGACCAACATTTCAGATATTTGTTACCGCATCTTTGTAGCACTTCTATATTTCCAACAACAACTAGTTGTCTTCTCGGTCTTGTCATGGCGACGTTCAGTCTTCTTTCCTCCTTCAGAAAACcaacttcaaatttttcattgctaCGAACTAAACTCAATATAATGACATCCTTTTCACGGCCTTGGAACCCATCCACAGTTGATATTTCAATATCAGCTAATTTTAACTCGTCATGGattaacttttttaaatGTGAAACTTGCGCATTATATGGAGAGATAACACCTATAGAGTCCTGCGGGACGTTTAAAGACCTCAAGGTCTCGATGTGTTCTTTCACAATGGCGACTTCGCCCTCATTATACTTGGATCCAAGAATAGTGGCTTCATCTTCAGTTTCCTGAAATTCATCGCCTTGCGTATCATACCAAATTAGAGGTAGTTTCGTATCGGCGTCATCTGATGATGACGCTGCGTCAACTGTCGGTAGGTCTATCAAAAGTCGGTTTGCCACCGCTGCATCCGCCAATAACTTTCCATTATACATTGAGTGCGATGAGAATTGcatgattttttcattcatcCTATATTGAACGTTAAGGAATTTCACCATCTCTTTTTTCGGGAATATTTTGATTAATCTGTCAAACAATGTTGTTTCCAGATTGTGAATAACATTTTGGTCGTCTTCCGTTTTGATTGTAGGCGGCAATTGTTTGTTGTCACCAGCAAGAATTAACTTTTGGAACTGATTCTGGTGGGAGATCAGTGGAATCCAGCATTGCGGTTCCATAGCCTGTGAAACTTCGTCAATGATCAATGTATCGAAAAGTTTGAAATTAGGATCATCTCTATAAAGAGAACATAGTTCTCTCGAAGATGATCCATGTAAAGTGGTAACCACTACCCTTGACTGGATAATCAAATCTTTAATTGTTTTGAactctcttttctttaaatctCTGCGCAATAGTTTGATCTCGTTccaattttctttacatTGTTTGTagctcttcatttttttgttttcctgAATTAACTTATCTATCTCTTGGGAAATATCCCTCACAATagtattctttttactaAGTATATCAAGGGAGTGTCTCTTGTTAGAGTCTAATAACCTAGCAGGATGGCCGATTCTTAGTAATAAATTATTAGACACGAGAGGCGTTAGTCTCTCCAATATGGTATCCACAGAAATATTTGAAGGCCCACAAATTAATATTCTCTCTTCAGGATGTTTGATTAACAGTTGCTGAATTAATTCAATCAGAGTGAACGTTTTGCCCGTCCCTGGAGGACCATGTATAATGGTCAAGTCATTGTTAATGGCAAAATTTATAGcgattttttgagaatCATTCAAATCTGGGTTCAGGAAGGATTcgattttttgaaggttGCTTGTGTTGGGGATAAAGGGACGCTCATGTACTAAATATTGTATAATTTTATCCTGTATTGGTGTGTTAAACTCAGATAGCTTCCTCATTGTCGATTCCATTCTCTTATATGTGACAACATTAGTGGTCTTCAAAATGTAAAGACTGTTATAGGAATAGAACGTGGTGGCGATAGCGTCTTGAGATTCTTCTAAAGAGATGGTAATTTGAGTATCGCTCATTCTGTATATAACGCCTGAACACTCCACTTGCTCCCCGTTGGAGTCATCAGATGCCTTTCCAGATTTGGCCCCAGATTTGTTCTTCGTCTTAGTTTTGGTAGGACGTATCAGAACAATGTCACCAACTTTAATATCGCCCCTTTGTATCTCGCCGTTTATTGCTAAGTTGGGCCCCAACTCCATATACAGTTTGCCAATGAGGCCAGACCTAATATTTTCTAAATGTATGTTATTTATTGCTAAGCCATTTTGCACCAATTGTTGAATAGATAGCGTTGTTAATAACCTAGAAGTTGTTTGAATGTCTTGATCACGTTCATGATTTATGCTTGATAAGAACTTAGATGCTAATTCTTTGTTCATCTTTCTCTATCCTTGTTTCCATGTCTCTTAAAGTGGAACTATTCATTGGttcttctatttttcaCTATACACGTAACCCACGAGATTTTCTCAAGGGCACATATATGTGTATGGCAGTAAGAATGTTTAATTATAATATTTGCTCGTTATATAAACCagtgaaagaaagaacagaATATGGtgtattatatatatagatcAAAGCTACTACATCACATTCAAATTACCGAATCTGTCCTTGTAACCAGGTACGTCCCATTTACCCTTCTTGACCATTTCTTCAACCTTAGCATCAATTTCAGGCTTGATTTTTACCAGATCGTCTACAGTTAACTCATCGAAAGGTCTGGCCGATTGAATATTATCTAGGGTACTCTGcaaatctttcaattccTTGGAAACCAAAGATTCTGTCTCCTTAGCGTTGCTCATTGCGTGCTTTTCAAAGGACTCAATTACTTGTAATTGTTTAGAGGCATTGATTTTGACCGGTTGATACTGCTTAACATAAGATTCTATTTTGTCAATGACTGAAGTGTTTTTCAACACAGATCTATAATGGCGGAAGTCTACTTCGGTTGGTTCACTTTGTAGCTCTAGTAGTTGTCTACGTGCTTCGtcatttctctttttgaaactcGACAATTGCGTAGCAGTTGAACCTGT harbors:
- the HCS1 gene encoding ATP-dependent 5'-3' DNA helicase HCS1 (similar to Saccharomyces cerevisiae HCS1 (YKL017C); ancestral locus Anc_2.656); its protein translation is MNKELASKFLSSINHERDQDIQTTSRLLTTLSIQQLVQNGLAINNIHLENIRSGLIGKLYMELGPNLAINGEIQRGDIKVGDIVLIRPTKTKTKNKSGAKSGKASDDSNGEQVECSGVIYRMSDTQITISLEESQDAIATTFYSYNSLYILKTTNVVTYKRMESTMRKLSEFNTPIQDKIIQYLVHERPFIPNTSNLQKIESFLNPDLNDSQKIAINFAINNDLTIIHGPPGTGKTFTLIELIQQLLIKHPEERILICGPSNISVDTILERLTPLVSNNLLLRIGHPARLLDSNKRHSLDILSKKNTIVRDISQEIDKLIQENKKMKSYKQCKENWNEIKLLRRDLKKREFKTIKDLIIQSRVVVTTLHGSSSRELCSLYRDDPNFKLFDTLIIDEVSQAMEPQCWIPLISHQNQFQKLILAGDNKQLPPTIKTEDDQNVIHNLETTLFDRLIKIFPKKEMVKFLNVQYRMNEKIMQFSSHSMYNGKLLADAAVANRLLIDLPTVDAASSSDDADTKLPLIWYDTQGDEFQETEDEATILGSKYNEGEVAIVKEHIETLRSLNVPQDSIGVISPYNAQVSHLKKLIHDELKLADIEISTVDGFQGREKDVIILSLVRSNEKFEVGFLKEERRLNVAMTRPRRQLVVVGNIEVLQRCGNKYLKCWSEWCEENADVRYPNIDDYL
- the ATP7 gene encoding F1F0 ATP synthase subunit d (similar to Saccharomyces cerevisiae ATP7 (YKL016C); ancestral locus Anc_2.655), with protein sequence MSLAKSAANKLDWAKVISSLRITGSTATQLSSFKKRNDEARRQLLELQSEPTEVDFRHYRSVLKNTSVIDKIESYVKQYQPVKINASKQLQVIESFEKHAMSNAKETESLVSKELKDLQSTLDNIQSARPFDELTVDDLVKIKPEIDAKVEEMVKKGKWDVPGYKDRFGNLNVM